In Elephas maximus indicus isolate mEleMax1 chromosome 4, mEleMax1 primary haplotype, whole genome shotgun sequence, a genomic segment contains:
- the LOC126076372 gene encoding olfactory receptor 6C74-like, producing MEFRRNLTVRNHTMVTTFILVGLTDDPNWQVIIFLFLFLTYFLSVTGNLTIILLTLLDSHLKTPMYFFLRNFSFLEISLTTVCIPRYLFSIMTMDKTISYDACVTQLFFAIFLGASEFFLLAAMSYDRYVAICQPLHYATIMSSKVCTRLVVTSWVAGLLTISPGLIMGLGLEFCDANIIDHFCCDYSPVLKLSCTDTRSIELLSFILAIVILLITLALVILSYAYILRTILKIPSAQQRKKAFSTCSSHMIVVSLSYGSCIFMYMKPSAEERVALNKAIAVFTISIAPVLNPFVYALRNKQVKQALKDIIKKGILITLL from the coding sequence ATGGAATTCAGAAGAAATTTAACTGTGAGAAACCATACAATGGTGACAACATTTATTCTTGTGGGACTAACGGATGATCCGAACTGGCAagttataattttcctttttctatttctaACATATTTTTTGAGTGTCACTGGAAATCTGACCATTATCCTGCTCACTCTTCTGGACTCCCACCTCAAAacacccatgtatttcttccttcgGAATTTTTCCTTCTTAGAAATCTCACTGACGACTGTTTGTATCCCTAGATACTTATTCAGCATAATGACTATGGATAAAACGATTTCCTATGATGCGTGTGTGACGCAATTATTTTTTGCCATCTTCTTGGGTGCATCAGAGTTTTTCCTGTTGGCAgccatgtcctatgaccgctatgtggccatctgccaacCCCTTCACTATGCAACAATCATGAGCAGCAAAGTCTGCACCCGGCTGGTCGTTACCTCCTGGGTGGCTGGGCTGTTAACAATCTCTCCTGGGCTCATTATGGGCCTAGGGTTGGAGTTCTGTGATGCCAATATTATTGATCATTTTTGCTGTGACTATTCTCCTGTCCTGAAACTCTCCTGCACAGACACACGGTCCATAGAAttgttaagttttattttagccattgtcATACTGCTGATTACACTGGCACTGGTGATACTCTCCTATGCATATATTCTGAGAACAATTCTGAAGATCCCTTCTgcccagcagaggaagaaggcttTTTCCACCTGTTCCTCCCACATGATTGTTGTCTCTCTCTCTTACGGCAGCTGTATTTTTATGTACATGAAACCTTCTGCAGAGGAGAGGGTTGCTTTAAACAAGGCAATCGCAGTATTCACCATTTCAATTGCACCTGTCTTAAATCCTTTTGTATATGCCCTAAGAAACAAACAGGTGAAACAAGCCCTGAAAGATATAATTAAAAAAGGTATCCTTATTACCCTTTTATAA